One Psychrosphaera aestuarii DNA window includes the following coding sequences:
- the rimO gene encoding 30S ribosomal protein S12 methylthiotransferase RimO, translating into MTVEKFTPNKTTTLETPVKVIAEQNKAQGATTLTEGQSFDVGSKIGFISLGCPKNLVDSERILTQLRTEGYEVVNTYHDSDLVIVNTCGFIDSAVQESLDTIGEALKENGRVIVTGCLGVKDDEIREIHPNVLAVTGPHAYEEVLNQVHEHLPKPEHNPFENLIPDHGVKLTPKHFAYLKISEGCNHRCTFCIIPSMRGDLVSRPIGEVLSEAERLKAAGVKELLVISQDTSAYGVDVKHKMDFWNGMPIKTDMKTLCEKLGEMGMWVRLHYVYPYPSVDKTIPLMAEGKLLPYLDIPFQHASPKILKAMKRPGQAEKVLERIQKWRDICPEIVIRSTFIVGFPGETEEDFQMLLDWLDVAQLDRVGCFKYSPVEGAKANDLGGDVSEEVKEERYIRFMEKQQAISTAKLKARIGTTMKVLIDEIDEEGAIGRCYADAPEIDGMVYLNEEKDVKPGDLVDVLIEHSDEYDLWGRIV; encoded by the coding sequence ATGACAGTCGAAAAATTCACTCCAAACAAAACAACAACGCTTGAAACTCCAGTTAAGGTAATTGCAGAGCAAAATAAAGCACAAGGTGCGACTACGTTAACGGAAGGTCAATCTTTTGATGTAGGGAGTAAAATCGGTTTTATAAGTTTAGGCTGTCCAAAAAACTTAGTCGACTCGGAGCGAATTTTAACTCAACTTCGTACAGAAGGTTATGAGGTGGTTAATACTTACCATGACTCAGATTTGGTTATTGTTAATACTTGTGGCTTTATTGATAGTGCTGTTCAAGAATCTTTAGATACCATAGGCGAAGCGTTAAAAGAAAATGGCCGTGTTATCGTAACTGGTTGTTTAGGTGTTAAAGATGATGAAATTAGAGAAATTCACCCAAATGTATTGGCAGTTACAGGCCCTCATGCCTATGAAGAAGTCCTTAACCAAGTTCATGAGCATTTGCCTAAACCAGAGCACAACCCTTTTGAAAACTTAATTCCTGACCATGGCGTTAAGCTGACTCCAAAACATTTTGCATACCTAAAAATATCTGAGGGTTGTAACCACAGATGTACGTTCTGCATTATCCCATCAATGCGGGGCGACCTAGTTAGCCGCCCAATTGGAGAAGTTTTATCAGAAGCGGAGCGCTTAAAAGCCGCTGGCGTAAAAGAGTTATTAGTAATATCACAAGATACTAGTGCTTACGGTGTTGATGTTAAACACAAAATGGACTTTTGGAACGGTATGCCGATTAAAACGGACATGAAAACACTATGTGAAAAGCTGGGCGAAATGGGTATGTGGGTTCGCTTACATTACGTTTATCCTTATCCTTCTGTTGATAAAACAATACCGTTAATGGCTGAGGGTAAATTATTACCTTATTTAGACATTCCTTTTCAACATGCCAGTCCTAAAATTTTGAAAGCGATGAAACGCCCAGGGCAAGCAGAAAAAGTATTGGAGCGAATTCAAAAATGGCGAGATATTTGCCCTGAAATTGTTATTCGTTCAACATTTATCGTTGGTTTCCCTGGTGAAACTGAAGAAGACTTTCAAATGTTGCTCGACTGGTTGGATGTAGCTCAACTAGACAGAGTTGGCTGCTTTAAATATAGCCCAGTCGAAGGCGCTAAAGCTAACGATCTTGGTGGTGATGTTTCTGAAGAAGTTAAAGAAGAGCGATATATTCGTTTTATGGAAAAACAACAAGCTATTAGTACCGCTAAGTTAAAAGCTCGTATTGGCACTACAATGAAGGTATTGATTGATGAAATTGATGAAGAAGGTGCTATTGGTCGTTGTTACGCTGATGCGCCAGAAATTGACGGTATGGTTTACTTGAATGAAGAAAAAGATGTAAAACCAGGCGACTTAGTTGATGTTTTAATAGAGCATTCTGATGAATATGACCTATGGGGCCGTATCGTATAA
- the nagZ gene encoding beta-N-acetylhexosaminidase, with the protein MSTSISKYPAKSLLVCIAGTSLTTQETLRLKHPLVRGVILFARNFESSRQLKALVQAIKNASQTPLLVAVDNEGGRVQRFKTDGFTHLPAMADLYRYFANANDDNSKRLDKHALSKQVREYPSKQCLTSVSDIGYLMAYECLSHGIDLSFAPVMDVDQGSDVIGDRAFHESPDIAAQLIEAFCDGMHQAGMATVGKHFPGHGSTKEDSHFHVPVDVRNWADIKNNDLKVFEKLITKNIVDGIMPAHIIFKQIADEPVGYSKHWLQELLKKQLNFKGVIFSDDLAMVGAGASAAKPLSYLERFEKAISAGCDIALLCNKPVEVDVLLSQIKPSDIGIAPTDINLTFENPKVNEVNHQEKISSAKDIIKKIKIWKSA; encoded by the coding sequence ATGTCAACCTCCATAAGTAAGTATCCTGCTAAGTCATTGTTAGTTTGTATCGCAGGAACATCGTTAACCACTCAAGAAACGCTTCGATTAAAACACCCGTTGGTAAGGGGCGTTATTTTATTTGCGAGAAACTTTGAAAGTAGCCGTCAATTAAAGGCCCTTGTTCAGGCAATAAAGAATGCTTCGCAGACACCTCTTTTAGTTGCTGTAGATAACGAAGGTGGACGAGTACAACGGTTTAAAACAGATGGCTTTACTCATTTACCTGCAATGGCAGACCTGTATCGTTATTTTGCCAATGCTAATGACGACAATAGTAAAAGATTAGATAAACACGCGCTTTCTAAACAAGTTAGAGAATATCCAAGTAAACAGTGCTTAACGTCAGTAAGTGACATCGGCTATCTAATGGCGTATGAATGTTTGTCACATGGAATTGATTTGAGTTTTGCTCCAGTAATGGATGTTGACCAAGGGTCTGACGTTATTGGCGACCGAGCGTTTCATGAGTCGCCCGATATTGCCGCTCAGCTCATTGAGGCTTTTTGCGACGGGATGCACCAAGCTGGCATGGCGACCGTTGGAAAGCATTTTCCTGGACATGGTTCAACTAAAGAAGATTCGCATTTTCATGTTCCTGTTGACGTTAGGAACTGGGCTGACATTAAAAACAACGACTTGAAAGTATTTGAAAAATTAATTACTAAAAATATCGTTGATGGAATAATGCCGGCTCATATTATTTTTAAGCAAATAGCAGATGAACCGGTTGGTTATAGCAAGCACTGGTTACAAGAACTGTTAAAAAAACAACTCAACTTTAAAGGAGTCATTTTTAGTGACGACTTAGCTATGGTGGGTGCTGGAGCATCTGCAGCTAAGCCATTAAGTTACTTAGAGCGCTTTGAAAAAGCCATAAGCGCTGGTTGCGATATTGCATTATTATGTAACAAACCGGTTGAGGTTGATGTTTTGTTAAGTCAAATAAAACCAAGCGATATTGGCATAGCACCGACTGACATTAATCTTACGTTTGAAAATCCAAAAGTTAATGAAGTGAATCACCAAGAAAAAATAAGTTCCGCAAAAGATATCATCAAAAAAATTAAGATTTGGAAATCTGCATAG
- a CDS encoding MBL fold metallo-hydrolase codes for MKIEVLPVTPFQQNCSIIICTETNKAAIVDPGGEVDRIISKLDSLGVIAEKILITHAHIDHAGGTKDLSERLTLPIEGPQQEDIFWIDRLSDQSRMFQFPEAKPFEPTRWLSHNDKVTVGNLEFQVLHCPGHTPGHVVFINHKYKWCWVGDVLFKGSIGRTDFPRGDHATLINAIKENLLPLDDDYQFLSGHGPTSTIGNERVNNPYIN; via the coding sequence ATGAAAATTGAAGTTTTACCAGTGACGCCGTTTCAACAAAATTGCAGTATCATAATTTGTACTGAAACGAACAAAGCTGCCATAGTTGATCCAGGCGGAGAAGTTGATCGCATTATCTCAAAGTTAGATTCACTAGGCGTGATTGCAGAGAAAATTTTAATTACCCATGCCCATATTGATCATGCCGGTGGAACCAAAGATTTAAGTGAAAGGTTAACTTTGCCAATTGAAGGCCCACAACAAGAAGATATTTTTTGGATAGATAGGTTATCTGATCAGTCAAGAATGTTTCAGTTTCCCGAGGCAAAACCTTTCGAACCAACGCGGTGGTTGTCTCATAACGACAAAGTCACTGTAGGTAATTTAGAGTTTCAAGTTTTACATTGTCCTGGACACACTCCAGGTCATGTTGTTTTTATTAACCATAAGTATAAATGGTGCTGGGTAGGGGACGTTTTATTTAAAGGGAGTATAGGCAGAACAGATTTCCCTAGAGGGGACCATGCTACATTAATAAATGCAATTAAAGAAAACCTGTTGCCATTAGATGATGATTATCAGTTCCTATCAGGACACGGCCCAACATCAACTATTGGAAATGAAAGGGTAAACAACCCGTACATCAATTAA
- a CDS encoding energy transducer TonB, whose amino-acid sequence MKLNARNILKLSSIWLAVATSIQLQARTESNIADTDIKTARLVESIVNATPIKRKEPAYPSSAAKKGKEGWVQVSFVIDTDGSVIEPIVIDSVGDVAFERAALKAIKKWKYSPAQKNGEAIQQCDSQLQFDFSLNNNSVSKRFREFYDSALALLKNKELNKLEIVLSEAKWAETANLTELTWFHYLNAEYYLLRGDKNSELKHLYKATHKPKYANYNGRLPEVTTVRNLHRMFILESEQQRYNDALYTFNSLDYLTSDQAKNTKQALAPFAENIEQYIASDKLIVRNANLSESGTWRHRLSRNSFVIQNINGTLDKLDVRCDNKRNTFTVEENNQWVIPKSWGKCQVLVDGSNGASFKLVELNS is encoded by the coding sequence ATGAAACTAAACGCACGCAACATATTAAAATTAAGCTCCATTTGGCTCGCCGTGGCAACAAGCATTCAGTTACAAGCAAGAACAGAATCAAACATAGCAGATACTGATATCAAAACGGCCCGTTTGGTAGAATCCATCGTTAATGCAACCCCAATTAAGCGCAAAGAGCCAGCTTACCCTTCAAGCGCCGCTAAAAAGGGAAAAGAAGGATGGGTTCAGGTAAGTTTTGTGATCGATACTGATGGAAGTGTAATAGAGCCAATAGTCATCGATTCTGTGGGCGACGTTGCCTTTGAACGTGCAGCATTAAAAGCAATTAAAAAGTGGAAATACTCACCTGCACAAAAAAATGGAGAGGCAATTCAACAGTGCGATTCGCAGCTTCAATTTGATTTTTCATTGAATAATAATAGCGTGTCAAAACGATTCAGAGAATTTTACGACAGTGCATTAGCTCTATTGAAAAACAAAGAGCTAAATAAATTAGAGATTGTATTGTCAGAAGCTAAATGGGCTGAGACGGCTAACTTAACTGAGCTTACATGGTTTCACTATTTAAACGCAGAATACTATTTACTGCGGGGCGACAAAAACAGTGAATTAAAACATCTATATAAAGCAACTCACAAGCCTAAATATGCAAATTACAATGGCAGGTTACCCGAAGTTACAACCGTACGTAATTTGCATCGAATGTTCATCTTAGAGTCAGAACAACAGCGCTATAACGACGCTCTATACACTTTTAATAGCCTTGATTATTTAACGTCTGACCAAGCAAAAAACACAAAGCAAGCATTAGCACCATTCGCTGAAAACATAGAGCAATATATAGCCAGCGACAAACTAATTGTTCGTAACGCAAATCTGTCTGAGTCTGGTACTTGGCGACACAGATTGTCTCGTAATTCTTTTGTAATTCAGAATATAAATGGCACCCTAGATAAGTTAGATGTTCGTTGCGATAACAAACGTAATACTTTTACTGTCGAAGAGAATAATCAATGGGTAATCCCAAAATCTTGGGGTAAATGCCAAGTTTTAGTTGATGGCAGTAATGGTGCAAGTTTCAAGTTAGTTGAGCTAAACAGTTAA
- the fur gene encoding ferric iron uptake transcriptional regulator encodes MSENDLQLKNAGLKVTSPRLKVLELLKSLKDEHISAEDLYKLMLEHEEEIGLATIYRVLNQFDDAGIVTRHHFEGGKSVFELANKKHHDHLVCLDCGKVLEFTDDVIEKRQDDVAKRNGIELTNHSLYLYGNCVKKDCENRD; translated from the coding sequence ATGAGTGAAAATGATCTTCAATTAAAAAACGCCGGATTAAAGGTGACTTCGCCCCGTTTAAAGGTTTTAGAACTATTAAAATCTCTTAAAGACGAACATATCAGTGCCGAAGATTTATATAAACTGATGTTAGAACACGAAGAAGAAATCGGTTTAGCGACTATTTATAGAGTCTTAAACCAATTTGATGATGCCGGTATTGTAACAAGGCACCATTTTGAAGGTGGCAAATCGGTATTTGAGCTAGCTAATAAAAAACATCATGACCATTTGGTTTGTTTAGACTGCGGTAAAGTTCTTGAATTTACAGATGATGTTATTGAAAAGCGTCAAGACGATGTAGCAAAGCGCAATGGTATTGAACTTACCAATCACAGCCTTTATCTATATGGTAACTGTGTTAAAAAAGACTGCGAGAACCGCGACTAA